A genome region from Chlamydiota bacterium includes the following:
- a CDS encoding YggS family pyridoxal phosphate-dependent enzyme, with amino-acid sequence MSTLRERLKIIQRSIEQSSTKVDRNPSEIALLAVTKNISPDKILEAVASGITLFGESRIQEAREKIMQFPTHLTWHLIGHLQTNKVKEALETFQMIQSVDSLRLAEKIHRMEVQLNKTIDILLEVNIGEEKSKFGFREEELTAAVSNIKKWDHLRIRGLMTIAPFLENLEEVRPYFKKMKTLFDRFKDMDILSMGMSHDFTIAIEEGSTMVRIGQAIFGK; translated from the coding sequence ATGTCCACCCTACGAGAACGCCTAAAAATCATCCAGAGAAGCATTGAACAGTCCTCGACTAAAGTGGACCGCAACCCTTCTGAAATCGCCCTTCTAGCGGTCACTAAAAATATCTCGCCTGACAAAATCCTTGAGGCCGTCGCGTCAGGTATCACCCTTTTTGGAGAAAGCCGGATTCAAGAAGCTCGAGAAAAAATAATGCAGTTCCCAACCCATTTGACCTGGCATCTTATTGGCCATCTTCAAACCAATAAAGTGAAAGAGGCTCTTGAAACGTTTCAAATGATTCAATCTGTAGATTCCTTGCGATTAGCAGAAAAAATCCATAGAATGGAAGTTCAATTAAATAAAACGATCGATATTTTACTCGAAGTTAATATTGGGGAAGAGAAAAGCAAATTTGGTTTTAGAGAAGAGGAGCTCACGGCAGCCGTTTCAAATATAAAGAAATGGGATCATTTGCGTATTCGAGGCCTTATGACTATCGCCCCTTTTTTAGAAAATCTAGAAGAGGTAAGACCTTATTTCAAAAAAATGAAAACCCTTTTTGATCGCTTTAAGGACATGGATATTCTTTCAATGGGCATGAGTCACGATTTTACGATTGCCATTGAAGAAGGATCAACCATGGTTCGAATTGGACAGGCGATATTTGGAAAGTAA
- a CDS encoding pyrroline-5-carboxylate reductase: MATTLTLKNKKILFIGAGNMAEAILQGLLNSGKADRSSIAVTEVKNERRDFICQKFEIHFFENNSEGVKNSDLILFAVKPQNIDEVLKEIAAVPLRNKIFISIAAGVPIERFEKALGKGARIIRVMPNMPALVGQGISGISRGMFSSSEDENLAEEMMSSVGEVVRVPENLLDAVTAVSGSGPAYFFYLMEALQKAGTELGLSEEISNRLVKATALGASMLVKKSEESIEVLRKKVTSPGGTTEAAIHLFQKKGLSKIVIEGVCAAEKRSKELRGK; the protein is encoded by the coding sequence ATGGCGACAACACTAACTCTTAAAAATAAAAAAATACTATTCATTGGGGCAGGCAATATGGCTGAAGCCATTTTGCAGGGACTTTTGAATTCCGGAAAAGCAGATCGAAGTTCTATTGCCGTTACCGAAGTAAAAAATGAGCGACGCGATTTTATCTGTCAAAAATTTGAAATCCATTTTTTTGAAAATAATTCTGAGGGGGTTAAAAATTCTGATCTGATTTTGTTTGCCGTAAAACCTCAAAATATTGATGAAGTTCTCAAAGAAATTGCTGCAGTTCCTTTGCGAAATAAAATTTTCATTAGCATCGCAGCGGGAGTGCCTATTGAAAGATTTGAAAAAGCCCTTGGAAAGGGGGCCCGAATCATTCGTGTCATGCCAAACATGCCAGCGCTTGTGGGCCAAGGGATCTCAGGTATCAGTCGAGGAATGTTTTCATCATCTGAAGATGAGAATCTTGCAGAGGAAATGATGTCTTCTGTGGGGGAGGTCGTCCGAGTTCCAGAAAATTTACTGGATGCGGTTACCGCTGTGAGCGGAAGCGGACCCGCTTATTTCTTTTATTTGATGGAAGCACTTCAAAAAGCAGGGACCGAGCTCGGACTGAGCGAGGAAATATCAAATCGACTTGTTAAAGCAACAGCGCTTGGGGCATCAATGCTTGTTAAAAAGAGCGAAGAATCTATAGAAGTTTTAAGAAAAAAAGTGACCAGCCCCGGTGGAACGACTGAAGCGGCGATTCATCTATTCCAAAAAAAAGGATTGAGTAAAATTGTGATTGAAGGGGTTTGTGCCGCCGAAAAACGATCAAAAGAATTGAGGGGAAAATGA
- a CDS encoding YggT family protein: protein MNLIDWIARFYSLILLIRVLLSWVSPDHFNPIVQFLYRVTDPLLNRIRSLIPLRWAMIDFSPIIAFLLIELVRRILIQMLVRLL, encoded by the coding sequence ATGAATCTTATCGATTGGATCGCACGTTTTTATTCACTTATATTGCTCATTCGAGTCCTTTTATCCTGGGTGAGTCCCGATCATTTTAATCCCATTGTTCAATTTCTCTATCGAGTAACGGATCCTCTGCTGAATCGCATTCGCAGTCTCATACCTCTACGATGGGCAATGATCGATTTTTCTCCCATCATTGCTTTTCTTCTCATCGAACTCGTTCGACGTATCCTCATTCAGATGTTGGTCCGTCTTTTATAG